In Musa acuminata AAA Group cultivar baxijiao chromosome BXJ3-9, Cavendish_Baxijiao_AAA, whole genome shotgun sequence, a single genomic region encodes these proteins:
- the LOC135649856 gene encoding nuclear transport factor 2B-like, producing MDPDAVAKAFVDHYYRTFDGNRVALGGLYQDASMLTFEGVKIQGAEAIVAKLASLPFQQCVHAISTVDCQPSGPAGGVLVFVSGSLQLAGESHTLKFSQMFHLMPTPQGSFYVLNDVFRLNYA from the exons ATGGATCCGGACGCTGTTGCGAAGGCGTTCGTGGATCACTACTACCGGACGTTCGACGGGAACCGGGTGGCGCTGGGGGGGCTTTACCAGGACGCCTCCATGCTGACCTTCGAGGGCGTCAAGATCCAGGGCGCAGAGGCCATCGTCGCCAAGCTCGCCTCCCTCCCCTTCCAGCAGTGCGTCCACGCCATCTCCACCGTCGACTGCCAGCCCTCGGGCCCCGCCGGCGGTGTGCTCGTCTTCGTCAGCGGCTCCCTCCAGCTCGCCGGGGAATCGCACACTCTCAAGTTCAGCCAG ATGTTTCACCTAATGCCAACACCTCAGGGAAGCTTCTATGTGCTCAATGATGTATTCCGTCTGAATTATGCCTGA
- the LOC135650195 gene encoding uncharacterized protein LOC135650195 has translation MAADWGPVIVAVILFILLSPGLLFQLPARTRVIEFGNMYTSGIAILVHSIIFFVILTILVIAIGVHVHAG, from the coding sequence ATGGCTGCCGACTGGGGGCCTGTGATCGTGGCCGTCATCCTCTTCATCCTCCTCTCACCGGGGCTGTTGTTTCAGCTACCAGCGAGAACGAGGGTGATCGAGTTCGGCAACATGTACACCAGCGGAATCGCGATTCTGGTCCACAGCATCATCTTCTTCGTCATCTTGACCATCCTGGTGATTGCTATAGGCGTCCACGTGCACGCTGGCTAG
- the LOC135650194 gene encoding agamous-like MADS-box protein MADS4: MGRGRVELKRIENKINRQVTFAKRRNGLLKKAYELSVLCDAEVALIIFSNRGKLFEFCSSSSMLKTLERYQKCNYGAPETNVISRETQSSQQEYLKLKARVEALQRSQRNLLGEDLGPLNIKELEQLERQLDASLRQIRSTRTQYMLDQLTDLQRREQMLCEANKALKRRLEESNQANQQQLWDPNTYGRQQPQPQGDGFFQPIDCEPTLQIGYHPDQMAIAAAAAAAAAAGPSVSNYVPGGWLA, encoded by the exons atgggGAGGGGGAGAGTGGAGCTGAAACGGATCGAGAACAAGATCAACAGGCAGGTGACCTTCGCGAAGCGCAGGAACGGGCTGCTTAAGAAGGCCTACGAGCTGTCGGTGCTCTGCGACGCCGAGGTCGCCCTCATCATCTTCTCCAACCGCGGGAAGCTCTTCGAGTTCTGCAGCAGCTCCAG TATGTTGAAAACACTGGAGAGGTACCAAAAATGCAATTATGGGGCACCGGAGACAAATGTCATATCAAGGGAGACTCAG AGTAGTCAGCAAGAATACTTGAAGCTGAAGGCCCGTGTCGAAGCCTTGCAGAGATCACAAAG AAATCTGCTAGGTGAAGATCTGGGGCCCCTCAACATCAAAGAGCTCGAGCAACTTGAGCGCCAACTTGATGCATCATTAAGACAAATAAGATCAACACGG ACTCAGTACATGCTCGATCAGCTGACGGATCTCCAAAGACGG GAGCAAATGCTGTGCGAAGCAAATAAAGCCCTGAAGAGAAGA TTGGAGGAGAGCAACCAAGCCAACCAGCAACAACTGTGGGATCCCAACACCTACGGCCGCCAGCAACCTCAACCGCAGGGTGACGGCTTCTTCCAACCCATAGACTGTGAACCTACTCTCCAAATCGG GTATCATCCAGATCAAATGGCCAttgcagcagcagctgctgctgctgctgctgctggcccAAGCGTCAGTAACTACGTGCCAGGAGGATGGCTTGCATGA
- the LOC135650193 gene encoding squamosa promoter-binding-like protein 16: MEWNPNKLLSWGFSGLEQQKAELTMGSLVERSRGLGSQTSEMDCSVDLKLGGSAGFRPPEKWRSQATTATTKAAASGPPRRARGPGNAGQTAACLVDGCKSDLSNSREYHRRHKVCEVHSKTPVVMVGGQEQRFCQQCSRFHQLEEFDEVKRSCRKRLDGHNKRRRKPQPGSTSPGSLFPNHQGSSRYLMYPHLLPTPREEHNWPAIYTTHLPLHAVDSQQQLSVPFCGNQDGKQLPLLQHGNTAFGRTTMEPPTRQPFLKTESSSSNNKILSHGDCALSLLSSTPSPGVAVGMGQMLPAGRIPVHHQPLVSSLPYNHLDRYASSQASSYVSQAGFSYSGFEDAVLVGDADTELHCQSTVHVGGDGSSVGASQPLPFSWQ, translated from the exons ATGGAGTGGAATCCCAACAAGCTCCTTTCGTGGGGTTTCTCAGGACTCGAGCAGCAGAAAGCAGAGCTCACCATGGGCTCCTTGGTCGAGCGCAGCCGTGGCCTCGGAAGCCAGACTAGCGAAATGGATTGCTCGGTTGACCTCAAGCTTGGTGGTTCCGCTGGGTTTCGTCCACCAGAGAAGTGGAGAAGCCAGGCCACGACGGCGACGACAAAAGCAGCAGCGTCCGGCCCGCCTCGGCGGGCACGTGGGCCGGGCAACGCTGGGCAGACGGCGGCCTGCTTGGTCGACGGGTGCAAGTCCGATCTCAGCAACTCCCGGGAGTATCACCGGCGCCACAAGGTGTGCGAGGTGCATTCCAAGACTCCGGTGGTGATGGTGGGCGGCCAGGAGCAACGCTTTTGCCAGCAGTGCAGCAG GTTTCACCAACTAGAGGAGTTTGATGAGGTGAAACGAAGCTGTAGGAAGCGATTGGATGGACACAACAAGCGCCGGAGAAAGCCTCAACCAGGATCCACAAGTCCCGGGAGCCTATTTCCGAATCATCAAG GGAGCAGCAGGTACTTGATGTATCCTCATCTACTCCCAACACCAAGAGAAGAGCACAACTGGCCTGCGATATATACCACTCACCTTCCCCTCCATGCCGTCGACAGCCAACAACAGTTGTCTGTCCCTTTCTGCGGCAACCAAGACGGGAAGCAGCTCCCTCTCCTGCAACATGGCAACACTGCCTTCGGCAGGACAACAATGGAACCACCCACACGCCAGCCATTCCTCAAGAcagaaagcagcagcagcaacaacaagatCCTCTCTCACGGAGAttgtgctctctctcttctgtcatcAACTCCGAGTCCAGGCGTCGCCGTCGGCATGGGCCAAATGCTGCCTGCCGGAAGGATCCCTGTGCACCATCAGCCTCTGGTTTCTTCTCTTCCCTACAACCACCTCGATCGATATGCCAGCTCTCAAGCTTCAAGCTACGTTTCGCAAGCAGGGTTCTCTTACTCGGGGTTTGAGGATGCTGTGCTTGTTGGCGATGCTGACACTGAACTCCACTGTCAGAGCACGGTTCATGTAGGAGGTGATGGCTCCTCGGTCGGGGCCTCGCAACCTCTTCCCTTCTCTTGGCAGTAG
- the LOC135649189 gene encoding uncharacterized protein LOC135649189, translated as MACRSVVMRSMLLSEQPWRPSCRPILGAFHSVATPLVRPRVRAPFVAAPLRCSHGDAQTPASRSSSPQDDQGPPQEAVLKAISEVSKSEGRVAQTTNVVIGGTVMDDSTDEWLVLDKKVNSYPTDRRFTAIGTGGDEFVQSMVVAVESVIQEPIPKVCVLLF; from the exons ATGGCGTGCAGAAGCGTTGTGATGCGCTCGATGCTGTTATCGGAGCAGCCATGGCGACCCTCCTGCCGCCCGATCCTCGGCGCTTTCCATTCGGTCGCTACTCCTCTTGTCCGGCCTCGAGTTAGGGCTCCGTTCGTAGCCGCTCCTCTTCGGTGCTCCCACGGCGACGCCCAGACGCCGGCCTCCCGTTCGTCCTCTCCTCAGGACGACCAGGGCCCTCCCCAGGAAGCTGTCCTCAAGGCCATCTCCG AAGTATCAAAGTCTGAAGGAAGGGTTGCACAAACCACAAATGTTGTTATTGGTGGTACAGTGATGGATGATTCTACTGATGAATGGCTTGTTTTAGATAAGAAG GTTAATTCATACCCCACGGACAGACGGTTTACCGCAATAGGAACTGGGGGTGATGAATTTGTCCAATCAATGGTTGTTGCTGTTGAATCTGTGATCCAAGAACCAATTCCAAAGGTTTGTGTGTTACTGTtctga
- the LOC135648589 gene encoding ribonucleoside-diphosphate reductase small chain-like, with the protein MMAAPPSAQEGRGRGGMEESEPLLAENPDRFCMFPITYPSIWEFYKKAVASFWTAEEVDLSPDLSHWQHRLTPDERRFVSHVLAFFAASDGIVIENLAARFMRDVQLPEARAFYGFQIAIENIHSEMYSLLLDTYVKDPDDKYRLFHAIDTVPAVARKADWALRWIDSSGSFAERLVAFACVEGIFFSGSFCAIFWLKKRGLMPGLTFSNELISRDEGLHCDFACLLYSLLRNKLSEEAVRAIVADAVDIERAFVCDALPVALVGMNVDLMSQYIEFVADRLLGSLGHGKLYRAANPFDWMELISLQGKANFFEKRVGEYQKASVMSSLNGTGAIHVFKLDEDF; encoded by the coding sequence ATGATGGCGGCGCCGCCATCAGCCCaggagggaagaggaagaggaggaatggAGGAGTCAGAGCCGTTGCTGGCGGAGAACCCGGACCGTTTCTGCATGTTCCCTATCACCTACCCCTCCATCTGGGAGTTCTACAAGAAGGCGGTGGCCTCGTTCTGGACGGCGGAGGAGGTGGACCTGTCGCCGGACCTCTCCCACTGGCAACACCGTCTCACCCCCGACGAGCGCCGCTTTGTCTCCCACGTCCTCGCTTTCTTCGCCGCTTCCGATGGCATCGTCATCGAGAACCTCGCCGCGCGCTTCATGCGCGACGTCCAGCTCCCCGAGGCCCGCGCCTTCTACGGCTTCCAGATCGCCATCGAGAACATCCACTCCGAGATGTACTCCCTCCTCCTCGACACCTACGTCAAGGACCCCGACGACAAGTATCGCCTCTTCCACGCCATCGATACCGTCCCCGCCGTCGCCCGAAAGGCCGACTGGGCCCTTCGCTGGATCGATTCCTCCGGTTCCTTCGCCGAGCGCCTCGTTGCCTTCGCCTGCGTCGAGGGCATCTTCTTCTCCGGCTCCTTCTGCGCTATCTTCTGGCTCAAGAAACGCGGCCTCATGCCCGGCCTCACCTTCTCCAACGAACTCATCTCCCGCGACGAGGGCCTCCACTgcgacttcgcctgcctcctctaCAGCCTCCTCCGCAACAAGCTGTCCGAGGAAGCGGTCCGGGCAATCGTTGCGGACGCTGTTGACATCGAACGGGCGTTCGTCTGCGACGCACTCCCTGTCGCTCTCGTCGGGATGAACGTTGATCTCATGAGCCAGTACATCGAGTTCGTGGCCGACCGCCTGCTCGGGTCGCTGGGCCACGGCAAGTTGTACCGGGCGGCCAACCCCTTCGACTGGATGGAGCTCATCTCGCTGCAGGGTAAGGCCAACTTCTTCGAGAAGAGGGTGGGCGAGTACCAGAAGGCCTCCGTGATGTCGAGCTTGAACGGGACCGGAGCCATCCATGTCTTCAAGCTTGATGAGGATTTCTGA